The following proteins are co-located in the Candida dubliniensis CD36 chromosome 3, complete sequence genome:
- a CDS encoding microtubule biogenesis protein, putative (Similar to S. cerevisiae PAC10;~In S. cerevisiae: part of the heteromeric co-chaperone GimC/prefoldin complex, which promotes efficient protein folding;~spliced gene) gives MAEFLAPKKTNPRGIPEAPFIEKVETVIKDPETEFDSTMSMFQQRLQQYKYMETSKRQQLADLQIKIPDIEKNLDVIKHIKQSKEQGDTKMVTNYELNDTLYSKATVDIENLNSVYLWLGAEVMLEYNLEDATELLNERLKKNQEQLQIVKEDLEFLKENITTMEVNTARLYNWDVERRKKAKAN, from the exons ATGGCCGAATTTTTAGC ACCCAAGAAAACCAATCCTCGTGGTATTCCAGAAGCCCCTTTCATAGAGAAAGTAGAAACTGTTATCAAAGATCCAGAAACAGAATTTGATTCTACCATGTCAATGTTTCAGCAAAGATTACAACAATATAAGTATATGGAGACATCCAAAAGGCAACAGTTGGCTGACTTGCAAATAAAAATCCCTGATATAGAAAAGAACTTAGATGTGATCAAACATATAAAGCAAAGTAAAGAGCAGGGTGATACTAAAATGGTCACAAACTACGAGCTTAATGATACATTATACAGTAAAGCCACCGTTGATATTGAGAATCTAAATTCAGTGTATTTGTGGCTTGGTGCCGAGGTCATGCTAGAATACAACTTAGAAGATGCCACTGAGTTGCTTAATGAgagattgaaaaagaacCAAGAGCAATTACAAATTGTTAAAGAAGATTTAGAGTTTTTGAAAGAGAATATAACTACAATGGAAGTCAATACTGCCAGATTGTATAATTGGGACgttgaaagaagaaaaaaagcCAAAGCAAATTAG
- a CDS encoding uncharacterized membrane protein yol073c homologue, putative — MAQLTPIRGFTNTPVTRSICMISTVVPIMLSVLAIKYVVKFAIDPYIIQYNQFWRVVTYQLSVVNESDYLITVLLWFQFKVLERFYGSRKYLSIITLFTVYNAIACLFIMSLGQLLLYYILFVVKVFIMGYDQDSIHYNVTFLNEIIPGPLGILSSLYVCYGANIPVSYYFKILLKDPRNADQTETSSPSKELNLTNLFPIHILYTILILNNGLRSIIPCLVGLLIGKLYVYELLPGGSSWLLSNTVFRLFINPIKRAGIWLEAGRRRLSIRYERLSGSESQEAVEEEELNENNDEPDDNDEILDETRQQENQIRAETPVRPLGSQFLDTFRT; from the coding sequence ATGGCTCAGCTAACTCCTATAAGAGGATTTACCAACACTCCTGTAACACGATCGATATGTATGATATCCACTGTGGTACCGATAATGTTATCGGTGTTGGCTATAAAATATGTAGTCAAGTTTGCTATCGATCCTTATATCATTCAATACAATCAATTCTGGAGAGTGGTGACCTATCAGTTATCAGTAGTCAATGAATCAGACTATTTAATTACGGTATTATTATGGTTTCAGTTTAAAGTTTTAGAGAGATTTTATGGATCACGAAAGTATTTAAGTATTATAACATTGTTCACTGTTTATAATGCAATTGCATGTCTATTTATCATGAGTCTAGGACAGTTGTTGCTTTATTAcatattatttgttgtcaAAGTTTTTATCATGGGGTATGATCAAGATAGCATTCATTATAATGTAACTTTTCTAAATGAGATAATACCAGGACCATTGGGTATACTTTCGTCTTTGTATGTGTGCTATGGAGCAAACATCCCGGTATCGTActattttaaaatattattgaagGATCCAAGAAATGCAGATCAGACTGAAACTAGTTCCCCTAGTAAAGAGCTAAATTTGACAAACCTTTTCCCTATACATATATTATACACTATTTTGATACTAAACAACGGGTTGCGTTCAATCATTCCATGTCTAGTTGGTTTATTGATCGGTAAGTTGTACGTTTACGAATTGCTCCCTGGAGGATCATCGTGGTTGTTATCAAATACAGTGTTCCGGTTATTTATAAACCCAATTAAAAGAGCAGGTATATGGTTAGAAGCCGGTAGGAGAAGACTCTCGATTAGATATGAAAGATTGAGTGGTAGCGAATCGCAAGAAGCAgttgaagaagaggaaCTTAATGAAAACAACGACGAGcctgatgataatgatgaaattttggATGAGACAAGACAACAAGAGAATCAAATTAGAGCAGAAACCCCAGTTAGACCCTTGGGTAGTCAATTTCTCGATACCTTCAGAACATGA
- a CDS encoding zinc-finger transcription factor, putative (Similar to S. cerevisiae ADR1;~In S. cerevisiae: carbon source-responsive zinc-finger transcription factor, required for transcription of the glucose-repressed gene ADH2, of peroxisomal protein genes, and of genes required for ethanol, glycerol, and fatty acid utilization): MSLPMSPVSPINTSTPSSTTKTKTTTPPSPPSSIEHSSHPLTSSISNNSIASDSSLDSDTSATSTTTNYGTKTPSGNARIFNCKLCQRAFTREEHLTRHTLSTHNKLKPFTCGICSRPFSRRDLLLRHAKNLHQGSEVAVSRIRKSYKHCNKDNDSKNSSDSNSISNKTTKYGKKQEVEEDEEEEVKSDTSSGADDEDSNSSNGGGSNYHAISNGNKRFVNNNPQLKRNMTNGSASSTTNTTINTTIPISTNNNTTSISKSSSSHIRQRPLNVEDYDTPEKKRLKMSVNMLVS, from the coding sequence ATGTCTTTACCAATGTCACCTGTTTCACCAATAAATACCAGCACACCTAGTTCCAcaactaaaactaaaactacAACACCtccatcaccaccatcactGATTGAACACTCTTCACATCCAttaacatcatcaatatcaaataattccaTCGCGAGTGATTCATCTCTAGATAGTGATACATCTGCCACTAGCACAACCACCAATTATGGAACCAAAACTCCATCAGGAAATGCTCGAATTTTCAACTGTAAATTATGCCAACGAGCATTCACTAGAGAAGAACATCTTACTCGACACACTTTATCGACtcataataaattgaaaccaTTTACTTGTGGTATTTGTAGTCGACCATTTTCTCGAAgagatttattattacgACACGCTAAAAATCTACACCAAGGAAGTGAAGTTGCCGTCAGtagaattagaaaaagTTATAAACATTGCaataaagataatgatAGTAAGAATAGTTCTGattctaattcaattaGTAACAAGACAACTAAGTATGGTAAGAAAcaagaagttgaagaagacgaagaagaagaagtgaAAAGTGATACTAGCAGTGGAGCTGATGACGAAGATAGTAATTCCAGCAACGGTGGTGGTTCTAATTATCATGCTATTAGTAATGGAAACAAGCGatttgttaataataatcctcAACTCAAAAGAAACATGACTAATGGGTCTGCACTGTCTACTACTAATACTACTATAAACACCACCATTCCTATttctactaataataatactacttcaatatcaaaatcatcatctagTCATATCCGACAACGTCCTTTAAATGTTGAAGATTATGATACCCCGGAGAAGAAAAGATTGAAAATGTCGGTCAATATGTTGGTGAGctaa
- a CDS encoding 3-oxoacyl-[acyl-carrier-protein] synthase, putative (Similar to S. cerevisiae CEM1;~In S. cerevisiae: possible role in fatty acid synthesis; required for mitochondrial respiration), giving the protein MTRVVVTGMGMISPLGVGLSHNWKQLIANKSGLISTTTLADYESAGWDKIPSKVIGKVPHGSISEGNWQVGDHLPANEARRMATFSHYALASTQEALTDAQLLTNNNTLNMDTYKIGVAVGSGIGSFEDIYNNSIAYNASGYKKVQPLFIPKLLNNMAAGNISIKYQTKGPLHSVSTACATGLQAIGDGFNFLKMGYAQAMICGGTESSIHPLALAGFARARSVVTDSEFNSNPTKASRPFDKSRNGFVLSEGCGILVLETLSHALERGVTPDQIYGEILGYGVSGDAYHITAPHEDGTGAYSAMNQAIERSGIDPEQVDYVNAHATSTVIGDRAENNAMMRLFNPQKTKVSSTKSSIGHLLGAAGAVESIFTLNAIKTGQVPATLNIDNVGQHEGDDQSQFKFDYVANKSISMDVNYAICNSFGFGGVNSSLCFAKYHN; this is encoded by the coding sequence ATGACACGCGTAGTAGTGACAGGAATGGGAATGATTAGTCCTCTTGGTGTTGGATTATCACATAATTggaaacaattgattgcTAATAAATCAGGattaatatcaacaacaacattagCCGATTATGAATCAGCCGGATGGGACAAAATCCCGTCAAAAGTAATTGGTAAAGTACCTCATGGGTCTATACTGGAAGGTAATTGGCAAGTAGGGGATCATTTACCGGCAAATGAAGCTCGAAGAATGGCCACTTTTAGTCATTACGCCTTGGCATCTACTCAAGAAGCTCTAACAGATGCCCAATTattaactaataataacacTTTAAACATGGATACCTATAAAATTGGGGTGGCAGTAGGGAGTGGGATTGGATCATTTGaagatatttataataattcaattgctTATAATGCATCTGGGTATAAAAAAGTTCAACCATTATTTATTCCCAAATTACTAAACAATATGGCAGCGGGGAacatttcaattaaatatcAAACCAAAGGTCCTTTACATTCGGTATCAACTGCTTGTGCAACAGGATTACAAGCTATTGGTGATGggtttaattttttgaaaatgggGTACGCTCAAGCAATGATTTGTGGTGGTACTGAAAGTTCAATTCATCCATTAGCATTAGCTGGTTTTGCTAGAGCAAGATCAGTAGTTACTGATTCTGAATTTAATTCTAATCCAACGAAAGCTAGTCGAccatttgataaatcaagaaatgGATTTGTTTTAAGTGAAGGATGTGggattttggttttggaaACTTTATCTCATGCTTTAGAAAGAGGAGTTACACCTGATCAAATTTATGGAGAAATTCTCGGGTACGGTGTTTCCGGTGATGCATATCATATAACAGCACCACATGAAGACGGTACAGGTGCCTATAGTGCCATGAATCAAGCAATTGAAAGAAGTGGGATAGATCCAGAACAGGTAGATTATGTAAATGCTCATGCTACATCAACGGTGATTGGTGATCGGGCGGAAAATAATGCCATGATGAGATTATTTAATCCACAGAAAACAAAAGTATCATCGACAAAATCATCCATTGGACATTTATTAGGTGCTGCTGGTGCTGtagaatcaatttttacaTTAAATGCCATCAAAACAGGTCAAGTACCGGCAACTTTAAATATCGATAATGTGGGACAACATGAAGGAGATGACCAATCACagtttaaatttgattatgtTGCTAATAAGAGTATTAGCATGGATGTTAATTATGCAATATGCAATTCTTTTGGGTTTGGTGGTGTTAATAGCAGTCTATGTTTTGCAAAATACCACAATTGA
- a CDS encoding zinc-binding dehydrogenase, putative translates to MTTTVIKTQERTRKRLKTNTSEIIFKESYQEKTTNDEQEDIANEPPAEISFDKKHQSILSITHFKDPLKVQSRYPIPELQPFEILVNNKAIGLNPIDWKGKKYGFGIYHFPWINGRESSGDVVKLGDQVDKFSIGDKVIVSSTSYRDNRTSTFQQYTAIDSRLVWKLPDSFSYEDGATIGVGLVTAGIILYNSFEFELSATPTKQTTTNNKTILIWGGATVVGLYVAQLAKIYGLNVIAVASTKHETYLKQLGVDHLIDRHLSEKEIIDKINSIDGIESIEYGVDCVGKETSKIVLEILDLKSQQSQSETNDEQIVKPKFSGIVGVPKEYPESVDIRNVVIKRFHEDVSFGEKFIEVTSELLNNKVIEPVRFKQYKGGLHIIDDALKDLEKIGANGEKYVVSV, encoded by the coding sequence ATGACTACCACCGTAATTAAAACACAAGAACGTACTCGTAAAAGATTGAAAACTAACACCTCAGAAATAATCTTTAAAGAACTGtatcaagaaaaaactaCCAATGACGAACAAGAAGATATCGCTAATGAACCACCAGCAGAAATTTCCTTTGACAAAAAACATCAGTCAATCCTACTGATCACTCATTTTAAAGATCCATTAAAAGTGCAAAGTAGGTATCCAATTCCTGAGTTGCAACCATTTGAAATCCTAGTTAATAACAAGGCAATAGGACTAAATCCAATCGATTGGAAAGGTAAAAAATATGGATTTGGGATCTATCATTTCCCTTGGATCAATGGTCGTGAATCAAGTGGTGATGTGGTGAAATTAGGTGATCAAGTTGATAAATTCTCTATTGGTGATAAAGTAATTGTTAGTTCCACTAGCTATCGTGATAATAGAACTTCAACTTTCCAACAATACACTGCAATTGATTCAAGATTAGTTTGGAAACTCCCTGATAGTTTCAGTTACGAAGATGGTGCTACAATTGGAGTTGGATTAGTTACTGCTGGgattattttatataattcatttgaatttgaattaagTGCAACTCCAACTAAACAAACCACTACTAACAATAAGACAATTTTGATCTGGGGTGGGGCTACTGTTGTTGGACTTTATGTGGCCCAGTTAGCCAAAATATATGGATTGAATGTCATTGCTGTAGCTAGTACTAAACACGAAACatatttgaaacaattagGTGTTGACCATTTGATTGATCGTCATTTATCTGAAAAGGAGATTATTGACAAAATAAATAGTATTGATGgtattgaatcaattgaatatggAGTTGATTGTGTTGGTAAAGAAACTTCTAAAATAGTATTGGAAAttcttgatttgaaatcacAGCAATCACAATCCGAAACCAATGATGAACAAATTGTCAAACCAAAATTCTCTGGAATTGTTGGCGTACCTAAAGAATACCCGGAAAGTGTTGATATTAGAAACGTTGTTATCAAACGATTCCATGAAGATGTATCATTTGGtgaaaaattcattgaGGTCACTagtgaattattaaataacaAAGTCATTGAACCGGTCAGATTTAAACAGTATAAAGGTGGTCTTCACATCATTGACGACGCTCTAAAAGATTTGGAGAAAATTGGTGCAAATGGCGAAAAGTACGTTGTTAGTGTATAA
- a CDS encoding subunit of the prohibitin complex, putative (Similar to S. cerevisiae PHB2;~In S. cerevisiae: subunit of the prohibitin complex (Phb1p-Phb2p), a 1.2 MDa ring-shaped inner mitochondrial membrane chaperone that stabilizes newly synthesized proteins; determinant of replicative life span; involved in mitochondrial segregation) produces MNDQNWKNLSNELRRRAEQARSSSNMKSPKSPLGIFGGIGGLLLLGGATMFIQNALFNVDGGQRAILYSRLDGVQSKIYPEGTHFVIPWFQRPIIYDVRAKPKELASLTGTKDLQMVNITCRVLYKPDIWQLPTIYRTLGLKYEEKVLPSIVNEVLKSVVAQFNASQLITQREKVSRLVRENLVRRASKFNILLDDVSITYMTFSPEFSQAVEAKQIAQQDAQRAAFIVDKAIQEKQQLVVKAQGEAKSAELIGEAIKKSKDYVELKRLDTAREIANILAASPNRIILDNDTLLLNTVTDNRK; encoded by the coding sequence atgaatgatcagaattggaagaatttatcaaatgaatTGAGACGTAGAGCTGAACAAGCAAGGTCTTCTTCAAATATGAAATCACCAAAATCACCCTTAGGTATTTTTGGAGGAATTGGTGGTTTACTTCTTCTTGGAGGTGCCACTATGTTTATTCAGAATGCTTTATTTAATGTTGATGGTGGTCAAAGAGcaatattatattcaaGACTTGATGGTGTACAATCAAAGATATATCCGGAAGGTACCCATTTTGTTATTCCATGGTTTCAACGACCAATTATTTATGATGTTAGGGCCAAACCTAAAGAATTGGCATCATTAACCGGGACTAAAGATTTACAAATGGTTAATATAACTTGTAGAGTTTTATATAAACCGGATATTTGGCAATTACCGACAATTTATCGAACTTTAGGATTAAaatatgaagaaaaagttttACCTTCAATTGTTAATGAAGTTTTAAAATCGGTGGTGGCACAATTTAATGCATCACAATTAATCACTCAAAGAGAAAAAGTATCACGATTAGTAAGAGAAAATTTAGTTCGTCGTGCCtcaaaatttaatattttattagatGATGTTTCTATTACCTATATGACATTTTCACCAGAATTTAGTCAAGCTGTGGAAGCCAAACAAATTGCTCAACAAGATGCTCAAAGAGCTgcttttattgttgataaggccattcaagaaaaacaacaattggtGGTTAAAGCTCAAGGGGAAGCCAAATCTGCAGAATTGATTGGTGAAGCCATTAAAAAATCTAAAGATTatgttgaattgaaaagattGGATACTGCCAGAGAAATTGCCAATATTTTGGCTGCTTCCCCTAATAGAATTATCTTGGATAATGATACATTGTTATTAAATACTGTCACTGATAATAGAAAATAA
- a CDS encoding autophagy-related protein, putative (Similar to S. cerevisiae ATG9;~In S. cerevisiae: transmembrane protein involved in formation of Cvt and autophagic vesicles; cycles between the pre-autophagosomal structure and other cytosolic punctate structures, not found in autophagosomes) produces MSSSSYNPYKDNINDRLINNSTDSFQDNYQGIPNNNDTFLSRIFGLNSIYNQLQDNYQYYDPEFDSSLNQQLQKSIQEEDDADAEDESLLPQSQQQVAAVDMAMQDKSTKQKSKSSSLLNSDSDSDLSSSEDSYVRPNIPKIPSTPIETDKQGSSSKIKFSIPQRAKNLVGKFQPHHEPTLPVYQTPQQFRRNLPQQQQQQQQQRASATGNNNYQRTRNNNRKFIIPPKERALYLWANITNMDEFLSDVYYYYRGKGLLNIVLSRGFDLIILIFILIFTVFLKWGIDYSIFFDNLHQEESKHITLNDMIIPNYFATIPLSIKFILFGFSIYILLRSVQLYLDYNYKLKELKNFYHYLLDVTDDELMTISWKTIVEKLMLLKDYNILTSTATKSNNFSDNHYVNDLSSKVRLNAHDIANRIMRRENYMIALINKDILDLSVLFMNEKSLLTKTLEWNLKLCIDNFIYNQQGQINGKILKEYNRNQLARELTSRFKLAAIINLILSPFIVIYFVLLYFFRYFNEYKSNPASILGLRQYTPYAEWKLREYNELSHLFNKRLIMSMGPANTYIDQFPKGFLVVNLMRLINFISGSILAVLVIMGILLEDENHSFWSFEITDGRSALFYISIFGTIWAITASSATGTTHESTISTTSQSSNSNSNSNAASTFVYDPEASLRYVAQFTHYLPSSWNKKLHTIQVKNEFCQLYCLKIIIIINEILSSVLTPFILWFKISHNSGNIIDFYREYSIHVDGLGYVCYFAMFNFEEKDKNMMNDLNKSKKRTRKKLRMNKHGKKTIINPIQSQKINNNNNEIEMTKISKSDSEKSSDDDNDNESTYGTDEELDYLSYKKDDKMIKSYMYFLESYGGSKQQQPQQQQQQNQTVNGLRNRNPIQPIDPTIMTGNYYDQQSLNSSIYNINYKFDDSGLLQDETLNSSSRKKGGVFGMLNQFYKQDINR; encoded by the coding sequence AtgtcttcttcatcttaTAATCCATACAAAGATAATATTAACGATCGATTAATCAACAACTCGACCGATTCATTTCAGGACAATTATCAAGGGATTCCTAACAACAATGATACATTTTTATCGAGAATATTTGGATTAAACTCAATTTACAATCAACTTCAAgataattatcaatattatgaTCCTGAATTTGATAGTTCATTGAATCAACAACTCCAAAAAAGTattcaagaagaagatgatgctGATGCTGAAGACGAATCTTTATTACCACAACTGCAGCAACAAGTGGCAGCAGTGGATATGGCCATGCAAGACAAGTCTACCAAACAAAAGAGTAAATCTAGTAGTTTGTTGAATTCGGATTCTGATTCTGACTTGTCATCTTCAGAAGATTCATATGTGCGACCTAATATACCCAAAATCCCTTCAACCCCAATTGAAACTGATAAACAAGGCCTGTCCTCAAAAATAAAGTTTCTGATTCCACAAAGGGCAAAGAATCTAGTTGGGAAATTTCAACCACATCATGAGCCAACTCTACCAGTTTATCAAACTCCGCAACAGTTTCGAAGAAATttaccacaacaacaacaacagcagcaacagcaaaGAGCACTGGCCACTgggaataataattatcaaagaACTAGGAATAACAATAGAAAGTTTATTATCCCACCCAAAGAACGAGCATTGTATCTTTGGGCAAACATTACTAATATGGATGAATTTTTGAGTgatgtttattattattatcgaGGTAAAggattattaaatattgttttatcaagaggatttgatttaattattcttatatttattttaattttcaCGGTATTTTTGAAATGGGGTATTGATTATTCGATTTTTTTCGATAATTTACATCAAGAAGAATCCAAACATATTACTTTGAATGATATGATAATTCCTAATTATTTTGCCACGATACctttatcaatcaaatttatattatttggatttagtatatatatattgttgCGTCTGGTTCAATTATATCTcgattataattataaattaaaagaacttaagaatttttatcattatttacTTGATGTtactgatgatgaattgatgACGATTAGTTGGAAAactattgttgaaaaattaatgttattaaaagattataatattttaaCATCAACCGCcaccaaatcaaataatttccTGGATAATCATTATGTCAATGATTTATCATCTAAAGTACGATTAAATGCTCATGATATTGCTAATAGAATCATGAGACGAGAAAATTATATGATTgctttgattaataaagaTATTCTTGATTTATCAGTTTTATTTATGAATGAAAAATCTTTACTAACGAAAACTTTAGAAtggaatttgaaattatgcattgataattttatttataatcaacaaGGACAAATCAATGggaaaattttgaaagaatATAATCGAAATCAATTAGCTCGAGAATTAACTTCGAGATTTAAATTGGCCGCCATTATAAATCTTATATTATCACCATTTATTgtgatttattttgttttattatattttttccgatatttcaatgaatataaatcaaatccTGCTTCAATTTTGGGTTTAAGACAATATACTCCCTATGCTGAATGGAAATTACGAGAATATAATGAACTTTctcatttatttaataaacgATTAATCATGTCAATGGGACCAGCCAATACttatattgatcaattccCTAAAGGGTTTCTTGTGGTTAATTTGATGcgattaataaattttatttctGGTTCAATATTAGCTGTGCTTGTAATTATGGGGATTTTATTAGAAGATGAAAATCATTCATTTTGGTCATTTGAAATCACTGATGGTAGATCAgcattattttatattctGATTTTTGGGACAATTTGGGCCATAACTGCCAGTTCTGCTACTGGTACTACTCATGAACTGACAATAAGCACAACAAGTCAATCttccaattcaaattcaaattcaaatgcAGCATCGACATTTGTTTATGATCCAGAGGCAAGTTTACGATACGTGGCACAATTTACTCATTATTTACCTAGTTCATGGAATAAGAAATTACATACAATACAAgttaaaaatgaattttgtcaattgtattgtttaaaaattatcattattattaatgaaatctTAAGTCTGGTATTAACTCCGTTTATCTTATGGTTTAAAATATCTCATAATAGTGGGaacattattgatttttatcGAGAATATAGTATTCATGTTGATGGATTAGGATATGTTTGTTATTTTGCCatgtttaattttgaagaaaaagataaaaatatgatgaatgatttgaataaatccaagaaaagaacaagaaagaaactCAGAATGAATAAACATGGTAAAAAAACTATAATTAATCCAATTCAGAGTCAAAAgattaacaataataataatgaaattgaaatgacAAAGATTTCCAAAAGTGATCTGGAAAAAAgtagtgatgatgataatgacaATGAAAGTACTTATGGCACcgatgaagaattggattATTTATCGTATAAAAAAGATGACAAGATGATTAAATCATATATGTATTTCTTAGAAAGTTATGGTGGAtccaaacaacaacaaccgcaacaacaacaacaacaaaatcaaacagTTAATGGATTAAGGAACCGAAATCCAATTCAACCTATTGATCCAACAATAATGACTGGGAATTATTATGATCAACAAAGTTtgaattcatcaatttataatataaattataaatttgatgatagTGGATTATTACAAGATGAAACATTGAATTCTAGTTCAAGGAAGAAAGGAGGTGTTTTTGGTATGTTAAATCAGTTTTATAAACAAGATATCAATAGGTAA
- a CDS encoding 60S ribosomal protein L18 (Similar to S. cerevisiae RPL18A/RPL18B;~In S. cerevisiae: gene products of RPL18A and RPL18B are identical;~spliced gene) — translation MGRDHTSKQHVRSGHRTAPKSDNVYLQLLVKLYSFLARRTDAPFNKVILKSLFLSKINRPPVSVSRISRALKQKGAADKTIVVVGTVTDDNRLLEFPKATIAALRFTAGAKDRILKNGGEAITLDQLALRAPKGQNTLIVRGPRNAREAVRHFGFGPHKGKAPRILSKGRKFERARGRRRSRGFKV, via the exons atGGGTAGAGATCACACCAGTAAACAACACGTTAGATCCGGTCACAGAACCGCTCCAAAATCAGACAACGTCTACTTGCAATTGTTAGTCAAATTGTACTCCTTCTTGGCTC gTCGTACTGATGCTCCATTCAACAAAGTCATCTTGAAATCTTTGTTCTTGTCTAAAATCAACAGACCACCAGTTTCTGTTTCTAGAATTTCTAGAGctttgaaacaaaaaggTGCTGCTGACAAGACCATTGTCGTTGTTGGTACCGTTACCGATGACAACAGATTATTGGAATTCCCAAAGGCCACTATTGCTGCTTTGAGATTCACTGCCGGTGCTAAAGACAGAATCTTGAAGAATGGTGGTGAAGCCATTACTTTGGATCAATTAGCTTTAAGAGCTCCAAAGGGTCAAAACACTTTGATTGTCAGAGGTCCAAGAAACGCCAGAGAAGCCGTCAGACACTTTGGTTTCGGTCCACACAAAGGTAAAGCTCCAAGAATCTTATCTAAAGGTAGAAAATTCGAAAGAGCTAGAGGTAGAAGAAGATCTAGAGGTTTCAAAGTTTAA